In the genome of Lysobacter sp. BMK333-48F3, the window GTCTGCCCGTCGGCGCCCTTGGCCGCGGTCAGCAGGCTGGCGATGCCGCCGTACAGCGGAAACTGGATCAGCACGCCGGTGGTGCTCGGCACCGCGCGCGCGACCGCATTGAGGAAACTGCGCGGCCGCCAGTGCAGCAGTAGGCCGGCGGTCAGGAACAGGAAGTTGTAGGTGTTGAGGTTGGCGATCGCGCTGACCCAGGGCTTGGCCGAGAACTCGTAAGCCAGCCAGCCCAGGCTCATCGCCGCCAACAGGATCGTCACCAGCGGGCTGTACTCCAGCCATTCGCCCGGGCGGCTGCGCGGCGGCAGCGTGGCGGCGTTGCGTTCGTCCTCGGCCAGGCGGTCGGCGCCGTCGAAATCGCGCGCGCGCCGCACCGAGCCGCCGCGCGGCGCGGTGACGTAGCAGACCAGCAGCGACACCACGATCAACGCGGCGGTGAGCGCGATCGACTGCCACAGGAAGATGGTTTCGCTGAACGGAATCACCCCGGTGATCGCCAGCAAGCCGGGCGGCATGCTGGCCGGGTTGGCCTGCAGCTGCGCCGCCGAGGAACTGAGCCCCATCGCCCACACCGCGCCCAGGCCCAGGTAGGCGGCCGCGCCGGCGGCGCGGTAATCCATGTCCAGGTCGTCGCGCCGCGCCAGCGCGCGCACCAGCAGGCCGCCGAACACCAGCGAGAAGCCCCAGCTCAGCAGCGAGGTCAGCATGCTCACCAGGCCGACGTAGCAGACCGCGCCGCGGCCGCTGCGCGGCACCCGCGCCAGCGCGTCGATGACCCGCGCCACCGCCGGCGCGGTCGCGACCACGTAGCCGCCGATGACCACGAAGGCCATCTGCATGGTGAAAGGAATCAGGCTCCAGAACCCGTCGCCGAACGCGGTCGCGGTTGCTGCCGGCGTGGCGCCGAAGGCCAGCGCCGCGACCGCGACGATGGCCACGCCGAGCGCGGCGAACACGTAGGCATCGGGAAACCAGCGCTCGGCCCAGGCGGCGCTGCGCAAGGCGAAGCGGGCGAGCAGACCGTCGTGGACGGCGGTGTCGGCAGCGGGCATGGCGGGATTCCTGCGACGGGCCCGGGCATTGTCCGAGCGAGGGGTGGGCGGGCCACCTGGACTTTAGTCGCAGGGTACGGCGGAGCAAGAGCAAATCCCCCATGGCCCCCCTTTTTCAAAGGGGGGAAGCTTCGGGCTGGATCGCGGTACGCGCAGCCCAGCGCCCTGTCGAACCACCCCTCTGTCGAACCACCGCCCCGTCGAACCACCGCCCCGTCGAAACCCGCTATCGCGTCCCCCCTTTGAAAAAGGGGGGCCAGGGGGGATTTGCCTTTGCCCTTGCCTTTGCTTCTGTCCCCACCCCTCACTTAGCCGGCAGCGCAATCTCCGCCCGCGCCCGCCGCCCCGAGCCGATCACCGCCTCCGCGCGCAACTCCATGCTCGCCTCCTTGGAATACAAGCCGCCGGTCGCGACCGCGGTCCAGGCCGGGTAGTGCCGCTTGAAGAACTCGCGATGCACCTTCAGCACCGGCGCGATCCGGCGCCGAAACTCGGCGTGGTCGCCGGCGACGTGGAAGCTCTGCAGCTCGATCACGTCCTCCAGCCCGGCACCGGCGCTGCGCAGGTGCCGCTCCAGTTCGGCGAACACCC includes:
- a CDS encoding TIGR00366 family protein yields the protein MPAADTAVHDGLLARFALRSAAWAERWFPDAYVFAALGVAIVAVAALAFGATPAATATAFGDGFWSLIPFTMQMAFVVIGGYVVATAPAVARVIDALARVPRSGRGAVCYVGLVSMLTSLLSWGFSLVFGGLLVRALARRDDLDMDYRAAGAAAYLGLGAVWAMGLSSSAAQLQANPASMPPGLLAITGVIPFSETIFLWQSIALTAALIVVSLLVCYVTAPRGGSVRRARDFDGADRLAEDERNAATLPPRSRPGEWLEYSPLVTILLAAMSLGWLAYEFSAKPWVSAIANLNTYNFLFLTAGLLLHWRPRSFLNAVARAVPSTTGVLIQFPLYGGIASLLTAAKGADGQTLAHHLSSVFVQIATADTFTLVMGAYSAVLGFFVPSGGGKWIIEAPYVMQAANDLQVHLGWAVQVYNAAEALPNLINPFWMLPLLGVLGLKARDIVGFTFIQLLVHIPLVLGLLWLLGLTLSYHPPVMP
- a CDS encoding Rid family hydrolase, which gives rise to MRWCPAVVLCLAGVCAGAVRADEAAPARMHLAPSGWESSYHELHYSPVVRIGDRVIVSGIPAVEGADDEAQARWVFAELERHLRSAGAGLEDVIELQSFHVAGDHAEFRRRIAPVLKVHREFFKRHYPAWTAVATGGLYSKEASMELRAEAVIGSGRRARAEIALPAK